The following proteins are encoded in a genomic region of Vulpes vulpes isolate BD-2025 chromosome X, VulVul3, whole genome shotgun sequence:
- the NUP62CL gene encoding nucleoporin-62 C-terminal-like protein isoform X2, translating into MLFTSTSNASTSAAATGLSFGAPATSMGTFGGITLGFGLKFPGAGGAAHTASTTASTTTTTTVTMTTTTTTTSGFTLNLRSLTSAGINNIVPVGINSLPFTSTVNAIVTPVMTYGQLEGLINKWSLDLEDQEKYFLHQATQVNAWDRTLIENGEKITTLHGEVEKVKLDQQRLEQELDFILSQQKELEDLLTPLEEFVKDQSGSVYLQHADTVHGKTYRLAENIDAQLKRMAQDLKDIIEHLNTFGSPADTTDPACCKGK; encoded by the exons ATGCTGTTTACTTCAACATCAAATGCTTCTACTTCTGCTGCTGCTACTGGGCTCTCTT TTGGTGCTCCAGCAACTTCAATGGGCACATTTGGTGGCATAACTTTGGGATTTGGATTAAAATTCCCTGGAGCAGGTGGAGCAGCTCATACTGCATCTA ctaCAGCATCAACAACGACTACTACCACTGTTACCATGACCACCACTACTACAACCACTAGTGGCTTTACCTTGAACCTAAGGTCACTGACATCAGCTGGGATTAATAACATTGTTCCAGTCGGTATTAATTCTCTACCTTTTACTTCGACTGTTAA tgcaattgtaacTCCTGTGATGACATATGGTCAGCTAGAGGGTCTGATAAACAAATGGAGCCTTGATTTAGAAGATCAAGAGAAGTACTTTCTTCACCAGGCCACTCAGGTCAATGCTTGGGACCGTACATTGATTGAGAATGGTGAGAAG attACTACTTTACATGGAGAAGTGGAAAAAGTGAAACTGGATCAACAGAG GCTGGAACAAGAATTAGATTTTATTCTGTCACAGCAGAAGGAACTAGAAGATCTCTTGACCCCTTTAGAGGAGTTTGTGAAGGACCAGAGTGGGTCTGTGTATCTGCAGCATGCAGATACGGTGCATGGGAAGAC TTACAGATTAGCAGAAAATATAGATGCTCAGCTAAAACGAATGGCACAAGATCTCAAGGACATTATTGAGCACCTGAATACATTTGGAAGTCCTGCTGACACTACTGACCCG